A genomic stretch from Lysobacter ciconiae includes:
- the hutC gene encoding histidine utilization repressor — protein MEKPQPEYAKLKQYILGQITSGVWPPHSRIPSENDLVLQFGVSRMTVNRAIRELSDSDVVLRVQGVGTFVAVPKVESPMFEVRSIRDEIRARGQLHVVSVLVRESIEARAPLAREFSLPAGSELFHSRLLHLADGKPLQLEDRFVNPASAPQYLEVDFTLETPHEYLTRTAPLERTEHTIEAELANKGTAKLLQIVSGDPLLTLSRRTWSRGRVASFVRLAHPAANYRFVGTFHVGNTPHS, from the coding sequence ATGGAAAAGCCACAGCCCGAATACGCAAAGCTGAAGCAGTACATCCTCGGCCAGATCACCAGTGGCGTCTGGCCGCCGCACAGTCGGATCCCAAGCGAGAACGATCTGGTGCTCCAGTTCGGCGTTTCACGCATGACCGTGAACCGTGCGATCCGCGAACTCAGCGACTCCGACGTGGTCCTCCGGGTGCAGGGCGTGGGGACCTTTGTCGCCGTGCCGAAAGTCGAGTCGCCGATGTTCGAGGTCCGCTCGATCCGCGACGAGATCCGCGCACGCGGGCAGCTCCACGTGGTCAGCGTTCTGGTGCGCGAATCGATCGAGGCGCGTGCGCCCTTGGCACGGGAGTTTTCCCTGCCGGCGGGCAGCGAGCTGTTTCATTCGCGGTTGCTTCATCTGGCCGATGGCAAGCCTCTCCAGCTCGAAGACCGCTTCGTCAATCCCGCCAGTGCGCCGCAGTATCTGGAGGTCGATTTCACACTCGAGACTCCGCACGAGTACCTGACCCGCACCGCACCGCTTGAGCGGACCGAACACACCATCGAAGCCGAACTGGCCAACAAGGGCACCGCCAAGTTGTTGCAGATCGTTTCCGGCGATCCGCTGCTCACCTTGAGCCGGCGAACCTGGTCGCGTGGCCGGGTGGCCAGCTTCGTACGTCTCGCACATCCCGCTGCCAACTACCGCTTCGTTGGCACTTTCCACGTGGGCAACACGCCCCATTCGTGA